AAACCGGGCGTCAACAGACAATGGTTCCATGTGCAGCGCTAGCAAACACGGCCGTGCCATGACCCGGTTACCATCTTCCTGCGTCACCCATAACTCGTCCGGACGAATCGCAATCGTTAATTTCTGGCCTCCACCAGCGCCACGAAAAGGTACCCAGTACAGTTTTGGCAGCTCTTGGTCGGATTTCAGGGTGGTAATCGCAGCGAGAAGATCGGTCCCTTGTCGACACAGACGCTTCATCGAATCGGGAACCAGTTCCTGAAAGACCACAGCATCCACGAGACAGACAGGGTAATTCGACAACGGATCGTGCAGTTGATTGCCAGTGTCCATCAGACCCGTGCAGGACACCTCGCGGTCATCCAGCCGTGCGGTCACTTGGAACAGGCTTTGTGCGCGGTGCCTAAGACCTCTTGCACGCCCAATCGCAGAATTCAGGACCCAGATGGAGAGCGGAACTGCAGCGACGATACCGAGGCCACTGACGGATGTCTCAAAAGCAATGCGCCCACCAGAGATGATAGTTCCCTGCGCAAGGCTCATGCCAGGTGCTGCAAAGTGAAGCGCGAGCACAGCACCCGCCATCACGAATGTGACGCAATAGAGGACAATGACGTTCTTGGCAATATCGAGCAAACCTCGAAATGGAACGGCGATAATGACCATGAGCAGGGACGCCAACGCTTTCCCCAACCAAGTGGTGAAAATCTGCAAGTGTGGAACGAAGAGAAGCAAGGCGTATGCGGCCCCGAAGACGGCTCCTGCCAAGACGCGCCCTGGGCGAATAGGGCGCTTGACAATCATGCAGGTAGCAATGACGATTACACCGTCCATCACCAGGTTGACCAAGAAAACCACGTCTGCATATATGACAGGCACGGCATCACCTCAAGCTGCGATGGTCACAGTATAGTACATCTCTATTTCAAACCCTGTCGGAACTTGACAAAGAATCAGTAGAAGTTTTGTTGATTCCTGAAAACTCGCGGTTGGAAATGGAAAACGAGAGGAAAACGAGACGCGTGAGGCAAATCGGAAGAGGGACCAAAACACTCCGAAAATAAATTGGCCCGCCAAGGATAAGTCCTTGACGAGCCAATGAAAGGCAAAAATGAGTCGGTTTCTGACAAGAGCAAAGAGTCGTGTGTTGTGTATCGTCTGTTACTTATCCCGCGATAGTCTTCCATCGCGGCGTCTCATAAACGCAGGGACATCCCAAGCATTTCCTGATTGCGGCTGGAAGTCTTCAATCAGGGGAGCTTTTGACTTCGGACTGGCTGTCGTTGCCGCCGCTTGATTCATGGACGGCTGGTGCGCCTTGCCTTGGTTCTCAAATCCCGTAGCAATCACAGTAACGACAATCTCATCTCCGAGTTCTGGGTTGATGTGTGCACCGAAAATCATGTTTACGTCCGGGTCTGCAGCTGTAGACACGATATCAGCAGCCTCGTTGACTTCCCACAAGCTGAGGTCCGAACCACCGGCAATGTGCATCAACACGCCCATCGCCCCATCAATCGACGTTTCAAGCAGTGGGCTGCTAATGGCGTTTTTGGCTGCATCCGTGGCGCGATTTTCACCGCTGCCGACACCAATTCCCATCAGAGCCGAGCCACGCTCGGCCATAATCGCCTTGACGTCTGCAAAGTCGACATTAATGAGTCCTGGAACAGCAATAAGGTCAGAAATACCAGATACACCTTGCCGCAACACGTTGTCGGCTTCCCGGAAAGCCTCAAGCATCGGCGTGTTGCGATCGACAATTTCAAGCAAACGGTCATTTGGAATCACAATCAGTGTGTCAACCTTCTCCTTGAGGTTGTTCACACCGCCTTCTGCCTGACTCATCCGACGCTTCTGTTCAAACCGAAACGGTTTTGTCACCACGCCAACTGTGAGTGCCCCAATCTCCTTGGCAATTTCTGCAATAATCGGCGCTGCTCCTGTTCCCGTGCCGCCGCCCATACCGGCAGTAACAAACACGAGGTCTGCACCCGTCAGTGCGTTCACCAGCAGCTCGCGGCTCTCTTCGGCGGCCTTCTTCCCGATGTCTGGATTGGCTCCGGCTCCGAGTCCACGAGTCAGCTTTTCACCAATTTGCAACTTGACTGGGGCTTTCGAGAGTTGCAGCGCCTGTTGGTCAGTATTGACGACGATAAACTCGACGCCTTCTATCCCAGACTCAATCATCCGGTTCACGGCGTTGCAACCGCCGCCGCCAACGCCGATGACTTTTATTTTCGCAAGTGGTTCATAATCGACATCGAAATCAAGCATTGCTGCTCCTCCTTGACTATCCCATCCTCAGCCATTGCTGCAACTTCCGGCGCGCCTGATGGGTTTTCTAACCCCTTCACCCAAATCTAAAAGCTTTAGATGAAATCACGCAACCAATCTTTGATTCGAGAAAACATGCCGCCGCCGGTCTTGACAGGCCGTGATGCAGAGACTGTTTCCATTTGGTTGGCCCTCAACTGTGAGCGCAAAGCGTAACCGATAATTCCCACGCCATTGACGAAGGATGGGTCCCGCACCCCGAGAAACTCGGGTACTGCGACACGCACCGGCGCTTGCAGTTCTTGGCTCGCCAACTCACCGGCAGCTTGCATTGACATACAGCCGCCGTGAAGCACGTAACCACTGGGTAAATCATGGATATAACCCATCTTTTCAATCTCTTTTCGAACCAAAGAGAATATTTCCTGCATTCGCGGCTCAATGATTGATGCCAATTCCTGCTGCGTGTATTCCACGGCCTGATGATTTCCAATTCTCGGCACTTCAAATCTCTCACTCTCGGAAGCAGCATCTACTGCAGCGCATCCGTGGCGCATTTTAACTTGCTCAGCATGTGCGGTTTGGGTTCGCAGGCCAATCGCAATGTCGTGCGTCACGTAGTCCCCACCCATTGGGATAATGCTTGTCCCAACAAGAACTCCGTTTTCAAACACCGACACCGAAGTGGCACCTGCGCCAACATCCACCAGCGCAACACCGAGCTTGCGCTCATCCTGGGAGAGGGCGATAGAACTTGCAGCCATCGGCATGAGCACAAGATTTGCAACCTCGATACCCGCCTTTTCCACACAGCGAACGACATTGTGGATGGCTGTTCTGCTCCCCGTAATCAAATACGCTTCGACTTCAAGGCGCACACCAAGCATGCCGCGAGGGTCCATAATCCCGCGCAGCCCGTCCACGATGTACTCCTTGGCCACTACGTCAATGATTTCTCGTTCCGGAGGAAGCGCGATAACTCGGGCCTGTTGCAGGACACGTTCAATGTCCTCTTCGCCGATTTCGCGGTCCTGGGAGGATACGGCAACTACACCGTGACTGCTCTGCAACTGGATATGGTTGCCTGATATACCAACGTAGGCTGATGCGATGTGAATGCCGACCATCCGTTCTGCGTGGTCAACCGCTTCACGGATAGACTGAACCGTGAGATCTATATCTACGATGGAACCATGACGTATCCCTTCACCGTCGGCTGAGCCGACGCCAATCACGCTGATGGAATTTCCGGTTTGTTCACCAATGATTGCCCTAACCTTAGAAGTGCCGATGTCTAAACTGACGATGTATTCTCCTTTGGCCAAACGTGTGGCACCTCCCTACCTCCACGACAGTGCACAATATGACTTATTGCTATTTCCACAAGCTATACGACAATCCTCTTTTTCAGTGAAATTTTTTTCGACGAATTCCTCCCTGAAGATGAGAGAGTCTTCATTGTGAACAGGCAACAGGTCCCCGGCCCTTTCAGAATTGCCGTAAGAAGGGTGGGTTCTCCCGAGGCCTGAGCCCCTATTCGCGCTTCAATCTGCGTTTCCCGGCTCTGTCAAACGCGATTCGGCGGATGACTGCGATATTTTGGAACAGACGCACACCAAACGCGACAACAGCGGCCAGGTAGAGATCGACGCCGAGTTGATTCCCAATATAGGCCAACAAGGCGGCAATGAGTGTGTTGAAGAAGAAACCAGAGAGAAACACCGCAGAGTCAAAAGTCTTGTCAAGGCTGGCTCTGATGCCGCCAAACACGGTGTCAAGGGCCGCGAGAATTGCAATCGACAGATAGCTGGAGTACATCAGCGGGACTGTAACGTTGGCGACAAACCCAATCGCAACGCCGACAATCAGACCTAGTACGGGCAACCATATCAAGTTAGTGGACCTCCTTCGCGAAACTGCCCGGTAACGGCCCCCGATAGCCTGGCACGGTGACGCCCTTCCCTGTGTGCGGAGTAATAATACATTGCTCCTGCATAAGGTTGAGTTCCGGGACTGTGTTGTTCAGCGTCAGCACAGCCTGCATGCGCTGTATGTCTCCAACCGCTGTAATCACGTAGGGCTCTGTAATCGGGACTGTGTTCACTTGCAGGGTGCTGTTTCCACTGAGCCCGGACACAAGGCGAATCGACGAAGTCGTAACCAATCGTTGTCCGTTGATACTGATGGCTGTTGCGCCGTTTGCGTACAAGTCATTCACAATTAAACCAATTTCCTGATCCGATATCTGGTCAAATAAACCCGCGGTTTTCTCATCAAACGGAAGCGTTGGGTCGTAGTAAATCGCAATCGTAATTCCCGGACCGGAAACCGACGTGAGGCCAGCCTCCTTGGCGACACTTTTCGCGTCTTGTTGAAGTGCGCTCATCATACTCGTGCCATGGCCTGCTGCGGCTTGATACTCGCTGACCTGGGCTTCTGCCTTGGCAATCTGGTGCAACAGGGTTTGATGCTCTTGGTTTTGTTCCTCTATCTGTGTTCGCAAGTCGATATAACTCGAAAGTGCCGCGGTGCCGGTGGTCTGTGGACGCGATGTCAGCTGAACGGTCAGCAAAAACCCCACAACCACAGCGATGCCGGTGAAAGACCACACCAAAGCGGTTTGCTTCACGGAAGTCACCCCCTGTCCTTTACGGTGTCCCGCTTGCCATCAATGTGCCCGTATACGCAGGCATGTTGATGGTCGGAAGGATTTTCGGCTCTGAAGCGTTCACACCTCGCTGGCGTAGACTGTCGAGAATACCTCCTTGAATCGTGAGCGCTGACTGCAGAGCCTTCGCGTCGCCAATGGCGTAAATCGTAAACGGTGCACCGATTCGGTGGTCGTTAATCTTCACGACGGGCCCGGTGCAGAAAATTCCAGACGTGGCCACGACGCGGTAGCCATTGATAGAGACAGCTTCTGCACCCGCGGTAAACAATTCGTTGATGACACTCCGGATGTCCCAGTCATGTGTCAGTACTTGCTCGACATTGCCGCCCGTTGAAACGCCGTCCATCAACGTCACACTGATACCTGGGCCGGTCACAGGTGTCACTCCCGCGAGGATACGCTCGTCTTGCAGTCGCTGTTGTAATTGCTGTAAGGCAGTGTTTCCACCGGCGGATGCCTGTTCAAAACTCGAAAGTTGCCCCGTTAGCGTTGCCAGTTGCTGCTGTGCGTTCGCGTTCGACCGCTTTAGCGCGGTGAGTTCAGTCAGCATCTGCTTCTGCTCGGGGTCCGCAGACGAAAAGACACCACTTGTCCCATGCGCCAGCACCTGCTGCTTATACTGAACAGCGACCATAAAGCCGAGCACCATCGCAACGACGGATAGGGAGTAGGCTAGCTTGGTCCGTGTCCGCATGTTCACTTTCCTTTCGTGGTATTCGCGGTCGGTCGAAATGGGATGTATCGATAAGGAGGGTTCCCGCTCATGTCGATGAGTCCAGGTCCATACCCCTGACCGCTGAAGTACGTTACGACACTACCTACATTTCCAAGCGTCGAAGCCACTTGTTGCGACTCGGTTTGGACGGCGAATCCGTTGTCCAGGTACATGGTTGCATTCCCGTACTTATCAAGCACAATCTCCGAAATCTCGTTGACTTCACTTGGCGGTGTCTTTAGGAGTTCCTTGCAGACTGTGGCAAGTCCCGGCACTGCAGCGACTTTCCCGAGTTGTACCTGTCCCTGCAGGGCGGCGGTTGACTCAACTAACGGCACGTTGAACGGCGAACTTGGGGTAAGCTTTTGGTACACAGTCCCATCACTGAGCAAACTGTAGCGCTGGCCAGCTTGTGAATATACGGCGACTTCTGTCTTTTGCGTCACTGCAATCGAGACCGTCCCGGAACTGTAATTCGTATGTACAGATACCTTTTCTACCAAAGGCTCCTTCGTCATGATAAAATGCGCTACCGCGCCTTTGTTCACTTGCCACAAGCTCATTCCCTGACGTAAATTACTGTCAGTCACGACAGTGGATGCCGGCATGGAATTCCCCGAAACGACAATGTGTCGAATCCGGGTAAGCGGTGATTCCAACAGGACAACCAAACCGATAAATATAAAAAAGGCGAATACGATTCGCCGGGTCCAAACCTTGTTTTTCCGTGCATCCTTCCGGACCTGATTGGTGCGCGAAGCAGGGCTTTGCACAGGCTTGTCCCTCCTAAAACTAGAGGCAAATGAGCAGCAAACTCCTGCTCACTTGCCAAAGGCTCAATCAATTCTCGTGATGTCTGCACCAAGGTCTCGCAGCATGGTTTCCAGCTGCTGATAGCCTCTATCAATATGTTGCAGACCCTCAATTCGGGTTTTCCCCTCGGCCATTAGCCCTGCAATGACAAGTGCAGCTCCACCGCGCAAGTCGCTCGCCTCGACGAGAGCCCCCGACAGGCGCGGGACACCGCGAATGACCGCGGTTTGAATATCGACCGCAATGTCCGCTCCCATTCGCACCAACTCGTTGACATGCTTAAACCGCGCCTCAAAGACGCTTTCCCGAATTACACTTGTTCCGGAGACGGTTGTGAGCAGTGCCATGGCGGGTGCTTGTAAATCAGTAGGGAAGCCAGGGAATGGTGCTGTCCGAATATCCGCAGCAAGACGGGAGGCCCCTTGATTCACCCGAATTATATCACGCTCGACCGTGACCTGCACACCAGTTTCTTTAAGTTTTGTCATTGTTGCCCCGAGGTGAGAAGGAATAACACCCTCGAGTGTCACATCCCCGCCTGTTGCGGCAGCCGCTATCATCATCGTGCCGGCAACAATCCGGTCTGGTATGACCTGATGAGTGGTGCCGGTCAAATGATGCACACCTCGAATTCTGATGGAGTCGTCCCCTGCCCCTTCAATACTGGCGCCGCACTTTTCGAGAAATCGGGCCAAATCCACTATCTCTGGCTCACGCGCAACATTCTCGAGGACTGTGACTCCGTCTGCGAACACCGCCGCCATCATCAGGTTTTCGGTAGCGCCAACACTCGGAAAGTCGAGGCTGATGTGGTTTCCATACAGGCGATTGGCAGTGCAGCGCACATAGCCATGTGCTTCTTCGACCTTAGCTCCCAGGTCTTTCATACCCCGCAAATGGTAGTCAATTGGACGCTGACCGATGACACAGCCTCCCGGCCTCGAGACTCTCACCTCTCCAAAACGTGCGAGCAGAGGCCCCATCAGAAAAATGGAAGACCTCATTTGACGCATCAGGTCATCGGGCACGTCCGTGCTTTGAATCTGTCTCGGGTCTACCGTGATGGTATCGTCCATCCACTCGACCGTTGCACCAAGGGACTGAAGGATACGGACCATCACCCGTACGTCCTGCAGCCTCGGCACACCCTGAATGACACAGACATCCCCTGCCATCACCGTTGCGGCGAGAATTGGGAGTGCAGCGTTCTTTGCTCCATAAATCCGTGTTGTCCCATGAAGTGGACGGCCACCTGTAACTTCAAAGGCTTCCACACCCGTCACCTCCCTGAGGCGTGCGATGATATCCACAATCCTCAGTTTCAAGCGTGTATTTTGGAATTGTCTTCGACGGGTTCCTGGGCGAGGTGCATAAGCCATCACATGACAATCACATGCAGAGCAGTCACAGCTCTGTGCACGGCATCCGGTCGTTGCTTATGCGTTTTGCCCAGGTCCGTACGTCAGCATATGGTTTGACAGCCTAAAGGGTGAGTGACGTTCACTGATGAGTGCGTTGTTCCTTTGTCTGCAGAGCATCCATTAGTAAATCGTAAAGGTCTCGGACCGCATGGTCCGTCGCCATTAAGCGAGCGTTCTGCCGAAGCTCATCGCCGTGGCTTGTATCAAGCACCTGTGCCAAAGCTGCCCACAGCTTATCTGCAGTCAGTTCGTTCTCAAGAACCATCTCACACGCACTTCGCTCAAACAGTCTTCGGGCATTTTCCTCTTGGTGGTTCGCAGTGACATATGGAGATGGTACGATAACCGAAGCCAAACCAAGTGCACAGATTTCGGACAGGGTTGCCCCGCCTGCCCGCGTCAGCACAGCAGCCGCCGACGGCAGGATGCTTGGCATATCGTGCAGAAATGGAACCACTTGCACATTGTGCGGTAGGCGGGGAAGCCCTGCACAAAACTCATCGTAATGCGCACTCCCGGTAACGTACAACAGTTGCCAGTCCGGCTTGTCCGCAAACCTCGGAATGACTTCTGAAACCACGCGATTGACTGTTTCGGCGCCGCGGCTCCCCATATACCCGACAATCAGTTTTCGCCCATCTCGAATGCCGTGCACCTTCTTTGCATCGGCGATGGATTGCGCGGGTACTTCGAGCACCTCAGACCCACGCGGATTGCCCGTCAAGACCAGACGTGTGCCTTTTGGAAAAAAACGTTCTCCGCCAGGGAAACAAACCGCGACAGCCGTCGCCTTTCGCGCACATAGCTGGTTGGTCATACCCGGCCGCGCGTTCGCTTCCCAGACGACCGCGGGCACCTTTAACCGTGCGGCGGCGTAAACCACAGGCAAGGTAACATAGCCGCCTGTGCCAAGCACCACGTCAGGGCGAAAGCGCCGCACCAATCGCTTTGCTTGTCGATATCCCCTCAGCGTCAGCCATGCGGTCTTCGCGGCACGCAGACTCAGTTCCCGCCGGAGCCCGGCCGCAGGTATCGTCGCAAACGGGATTCCCGTTCTTGGTACAATATCCTTTTCCAAACCTTTTTCCGATCCGATGTACAAAACCTCCGCGTCCGGGTGTTGACGCAAAATGTAGTTCCAGACCGTCAAAGCGGGATATACGTGTCCGCCAGTCCCGCCGCCCGTAACGAGTATCCGCATTCTGTCACCTCTATCTGCCAAGTGCGCTCAGAGCGATGGGCCAGATTTGACCAAAACAAAAAACCGGAGCGGCAGCCCGAGCGATGACCGTACCGGTACAGAGCTAGACACAAGGCGACCCTCTGCTCACCTATCATAGCAGAGGGTCGCCTTGTCACGCGACAGCGTATATCGATTGCCGTGAGATGTTCAACAGAATGCCCACACCGGTGAGCATCAGCGTCAGGGACGAGCCGCCAAAGCTGATGAACGGCAAAGTGATTCCTGTGGCGGGAATCGAGCCGGTTACGACACCGACATTAATGAGTACCTGTACCGCAATCATACCCGTGATGCCCGCGCCAAGAAGTGACCCAAATTCATCCGGTGCAAACATCGCAGTTCGAAAACCGCGCCACACCAACACCGCAAAGAGGGCCAATACAGTTACGCCGCCCAGAAAGCCAAGTTCCTCACCAAGGATGGAAAACACGAAATCGGTCTGGGGCTCCGGTAAATAGAGAAATTTTTGCTGACTGTGACCAAGTCCAAGGCCGACGAGTCCGCCAGACCCTAATGCGTAGAGTGACTGAATGATTTGATATCCTTCCTTCAGCGGGTACTTCCACGGATCGATGAACGCCACAATCCGGTCCATTCGATACGGCGCAACCGCGACTAGGGCGACGAACCCAGCCATGCCAAGGGAGAACAGACCCAAAAGATGGCGCCAGCGCGCTCCTGCCGCGAACAGAAGGATAATGGTGGTGCCCATTATCACCACACTCTGTCCAAGGTCAGGTTCAAGCATAATCAACAAGACAGCTACGAGTGCCATGGACAACGGCGGCACAAACCCCCGCCAGAAGGAGTCCATCTTGTCTTTGGCATCCGCTAGATAGTGGGCAAGAAAGACTATCAGCGCGAGCTTTGCAAATTCCGACGGCTGGATTCCAAATGAGCCAAGCCCGAGCCAGGCCTGGGAGCCGCCACGGTTTTGGCCGACACCCGGAATAAGTACCAGCAGTAAGAAGGCAAACGCGGCAACCATTAATTTTGGTGCCAACGGTCTGAGCCGATGGTAGTCGTAATTGGCTGCGAGGACCATGGCGACGACGCCGAGTGCCGCCCACAAAAGTTGCCTTTTGGCGTAGAAAAACGGATCATGGAACTTTTGTTCAGAGAGTACGGAACTTGCGCTGTGGACCATCATCAAGCCGATGCCAAGCAGAAGCACCGTCACCAGGACAATGACAAAATCGAACCGGATGTGCCGGTCGAACACGCCCTAGCCACCTCCTTCGAACTACGGAACGTAAGGTATCCCTGTACCCTGTACCGGGTTAGGTTGTCCACACTGTGACCCTACAGTCTATGCACAACCTCTTTGAACATTCGTCCGCGTTCTTCGAATGATGCAAACATGTCCCAACTTGCACACGCAGGTGACAGCAACACAGCGTCTCCTTTGTTGGCGAGTTCTTTCGCTCTCGTTACAGCATCGCCGAGATTTGTCACACGGTCGATTGCGGGCACATGGCAATGTGCACATACCTGCGCCAGGTCGTCTGCAGTCTGCCCATAGAGCACAGCGGCCCTGACACGCTCACGCAGAACGTCGTGCAGAATTGTGTAATCGTCTTTGCGGTCAAGGCCTCCAGCAATCCACACAATCGGTTGCTTCAGAGAGCGCAGCGCCTGCAAAGCAGCCGTTGGGTTTGTCGATTTCGAGTCGTTGTAATAAGCAACCCCCTGCACCGTTCTTACAAATTCAAGCCGGTGTTCGACACCTTGAAAACGCTGCAGGACCTTCCGGATGGCATCTGCACGCGCCCCTAGCAACCAGGAAACTGCGATGGCTGCAAGGGCGTTCTGGAGATTGTGATGACCTGGCAGTGCCACTTCATTGACCGGGAGCAGCACAGTACGCTCGCCATTAAAATGCATCACGATGTCCCCTGACTCCACACAAACGCCCTTTGCAGATGCCGGAAGCTGTTGCGTGCTGAACCACAAGACCTGTGCGGCAACCTCATCAGCTCGTTTTTGCAGTCGTTCATCCTCGTAATTCAAAACGGCGTAATCCGCCTCGGTTTGGTTTGCAAACACCTTCCACTTGGCGTTCATGTACGATTCGAAATCGCCGTGGTAATCGAGGTGAGCAGAGTACAGATTGAGAATTGCCGCAACGTGCGGGTGGAATCTCTCTGTACCCTGTAACTGAAAACTAGACACCTCAAGCACCACTGGTCGGTCCACCTCTACCCTCGTCACCACGCCAGAGAACGCCGTGCCGATGTTTCCAGCCACGATGGGGTCGCGACCCTCGGCAGCGAGCATTTCTCCGACGAGGGTCGTCGTGGTGGTCTTTCCGTTCGAGCCGGTGATGGCTGCGAGCCGACCTTGAAAGTACCAACTGGCAATCTCAATTTCAGTGTAAATCGGGATGCCTTGTTCCATTGCAGCGACGAGAAAGGGAACCCGGTACGGGATTCCAGGGTTCTTGACGAGGAACTTCACGGGTCCGTCGAGGAGTTCGAGCGGATGGCCGCCAAACACAAACGCAGCGCCGAGGTCAGAAAGCTCCTCGACCTCGGCGTCCATTTTATCCGGATACTGTTGATCTGTGACCACGACCTCAAACCCTTGCTCCAACAGGAGCCTGGCCACAGCTCGCCCGCTTCTCGCCAAACCTAATACAATGACGCGATTAGTTGATTTGTCAAACATGCGATATCCTCCAATTTCGCTCTCTTGGGTCAGGCGAGATGCGTGCTGACCAAACCAGCCTGCACTCGGAGCGTAACTCAGAACGACAGCAGCAACAGCGCGCCGAACGCCGTCAGAAATGCTGCCAGCCAGAAGAACAGGACAACCTCCCACTCCGACCACCCTGACAACTCAAAGTGGTGATGAATAGGGCTCATTTTGAAAACACGTCGTCCAAACACCTGGAAAGAGAAGACCTGGATAATCACCGATAAAGCTTCAACTACATACACAAAGCCAAATAAAATGAGGCCAAGTTCACTGTGCGTCAAAACGCCAACCAATGCAAGTGCTCCCCCGATGGCAAGCGACCCCGTGTCACCCATAAACACTTTTGCCGGATGGCGATTGTAATATAAAAACCCAATGAGTGCGCCGACCATAGCAGCACAAAACATCGCGACATCGTATTCCGTTTGCCGATAGGCGTAAAAAGCGTATGCCGCAAACACAATCGCCGCGGTGCCACTGAGCAGCCCGTCAAGTCCGTCTGTGAGGTTGACCGCATTGGTCGACCCCAACAGAACCACCATCAGAAACAGGATATAGAATGCGCCGAGCGGAATAATCAAATGAGTAAACGGGATGAAAACTCCAAACTTTTGCCCGAGCGCTGCAAAATGCACCCTCAGCAGCAGGAACAAAATGACCGTGACAATCGCTTGCCAAAACAGTTTTTGCTTTGCCCGCAGTCCAAGATTGCGTTTCTTGACCACTTTAATAAAATCATCTGCAAAGCCGATAAGTCCGAATCCAAATGTAGCAATCAGTAGAATGACCACATCTGTACTTTGCAAGGCAAATTTTAACGTTCCAACGAGCAGTGCGATGAGAATGATGATGCCACCCATCGTTGGCGTTCCTGCTTTCGCCTGATGGTGCTTTGGACCCTCCTCGCGGATTCGTTGCCCGAACTTCAGTCGATGCAACACCGGAATCAGAATGGGTCCGAGCAGCAGCGCCACAACGAGTGATGCTCCGGCCATTAGCAGCAACGCTTGTAAATCCATGACTTCGTTTCCCCTCTCAACCCGTTGTCACCCGTTAAAACGCTCGTCGATAGCTTGTTTCGCCACTTCCCGGTCGTCGAAGTGATGCTTCGTGCGGCCAATAATTTGATACGTTTCATGGCCCTTGCCCGCAATCAACACCACGTCGCCAGGCTCTGCATGAGAAATAGCCGACGAAATTGCCTCGGCCCGCTCGAGGATGCGGTGATAACGATAAGCCGCGTCCTTTACACCCGCTTCCATATCATCAAGAATCGCTTCTGGGTCCTCCGTTCGCGGATTGTCGCTCGTCAGCACGGCGAGGTCGCTTTGCTCACAGGCTATCCGGGCCATAATCGGACGTTTCCCCTTATCACGGTCGCCTCCGCATCCGACAACGCAAATAATCTTCCCCTTGGCAAACTCGTGAATAGTCGTGAGTGCATTCTCCAAGCTGTCAGGAGTGTGCGAGTAATCCACAAGTACTGTAAATGGATGATTCCCAGGTACGCGTTCAAGTCGCCCAGGAACGCCTGCAATGCCCTTCAAGGAGGCAAGGATGTGTTCTAGCTCAATGCCTTCAACCAATGCCACAGCTACAGCAGCAAGCGCATTGTACACATTGAAGCGGCCGGTGATCCCCATCTGTAAGTGACCATCGCCTTTCCACGTATGTACTTCGCATTCCACACCATCCGGCCCAATCCGCAGGTCTACCGCCCGCACATCCGCATCATTTTCGATGCCGTATGTGACGCACTCAAAGACCGTCTGTGAGGCGAGGTACTTGCTTGCATTATCGTCAGCGTTTAGCACACCGAAACTCATGTCCCGATGATGCTCCCCGTAAGCGTTGCCGAGCCGTGAAAACAACTTGCTCTTTGCGGCGAGATAAGCGTCCATGGTGCCGTGAAAGTCGAGATGGTCCTGCGTCAGATTCGTAAACACCGCAACCTTGTACTGTACGCCCGCATTTTGCCGCCGTTCCAATGCGTGTGATGACACTTCCATGACACCGTGGGTACATCCCGCAGCAGCCATGTCGCTCAA
The Alicyclobacillus curvatus genome window above contains:
- a CDS encoding FtsQ-type POTRA domain-containing protein, with translation MQSPASRTNQVRKDARKNKVWTRRIVFAFFIFIGLVVLLESPLTRIRHIVVSGNSMPASTVVTDSNLRQGMSLWQVNKGAVAHFIMTKEPLVEKVSVHTNYSSGTVSIAVTQKTEVAVYSQAGQRYSLLSDGTVYQKLTPSSPFNVPLVESTAALQGQVQLGKVAAVPGLATVCKELLKTPPSEVNEISEIVLDKYGNATMYLDNGFAVQTESQQVASTLGNVGSVVTYFSGQGYGPGLIDMSGNPPYRYIPFRPTANTTKGK
- the murA gene encoding UDP-N-acetylglucosamine 1-carboxyvinyltransferase, with the protein product MEAFEVTGGRPLHGTTRIYGAKNAALPILAATVMAGDVCVIQGVPRLQDVRVMVRILQSLGATVEWMDDTITVDPRQIQSTDVPDDLMRQMRSSIFLMGPLLARFGEVRVSRPGGCVIGQRPIDYHLRGMKDLGAKVEEAHGYVRCTANRLYGNHISLDFPSVGATENLMMAAVFADGVTVLENVAREPEIVDLARFLEKCGASIEGAGDDSIRIRGVHHLTGTTHQVIPDRIVAGTMMIAAAATGGDVTLEGVIPSHLGATMTKLKETGVQVTVERDIIRVNQGASRLAADIRTAPFPGFPTDLQAPAMALLTTVSGTSVIRESVFEARFKHVNELVRMGADIAVDIQTAVIRGVPRLSGALVEASDLRGGAALVIAGLMAEGKTRIEGLQHIDRGYQQLETMLRDLGADITRID
- the murG gene encoding undecaprenyldiphospho-muramoylpentapeptide beta-N-acetylglucosaminyltransferase, producing MRILVTGGGTGGHVYPALTVWNYILRQHPDAEVLYIGSEKGLEKDIVPRTGIPFATIPAAGLRRELSLRAAKTAWLTLRGYRQAKRLVRRFRPDVVLGTGGYVTLPVVYAAARLKVPAVVWEANARPGMTNQLCARKATAVAVCFPGGERFFPKGTRLVLTGNPRGSEVLEVPAQSIADAKKVHGIRDGRKLIVGYMGSRGAETVNRVVSEVIPRFADKPDWQLLYVTGSAHYDEFCAGLPRLPHNVQVVPFLHDMPSILPSAAAVLTRAGGATLSEICALGLASVIVPSPYVTANHQEENARRLFERSACEMVLENELTADKLWAALAQVLDTSHGDELRQNARLMATDHAVRDLYDLLMDALQTKEQRTHQ
- the spoVE gene encoding stage V sporulation protein E encodes the protein MFDRHIRFDFVIVLVTVLLLGIGLMMVHSASSVLSEQKFHDPFFYAKRQLLWAALGVVAMVLAANYDYHRLRPLAPKLMVAAFAFLLLVLIPGVGQNRGGSQAWLGLGSFGIQPSEFAKLALIVFLAHYLADAKDKMDSFWRGFVPPLSMALVAVLLIMLEPDLGQSVVIMGTTIILLFAAGARWRHLLGLFSLGMAGFVALVAVAPYRMDRIVAFIDPWKYPLKEGYQIIQSLYALGSGGLVGLGLGHSQQKFLYLPEPQTDFVFSILGEELGFLGGVTVLALFAVLVWRGFRTAMFAPDEFGSLLGAGITGMIAVQVLINVGVVTGSIPATGITLPFISFGGSSLTLMLTGVGILLNISRQSIYAVA
- a CDS encoding UDP-N-acetylmuramoyl-L-alanine--D-glutamate ligase: MFDKSTNRVIVLGLARSGRAVARLLLEQGFEVVVTDQQYPDKMDAEVEELSDLGAAFVFGGHPLELLDGPVKFLVKNPGIPYRVPFLVAAMEQGIPIYTEIEIASWYFQGRLAAITGSNGKTTTTTLVGEMLAAEGRDPIVAGNIGTAFSGVVTRVEVDRPVVLEVSSFQLQGTERFHPHVAAILNLYSAHLDYHGDFESYMNAKWKVFANQTEADYAVLNYEDERLQKRADEVAAQVLWFSTQQLPASAKGVCVESGDIVMHFNGERTVLLPVNEVALPGHHNLQNALAAIAVSWLLGARADAIRKVLQRFQGVEHRLEFVRTVQGVAYYNDSKSTNPTAALQALRSLKQPIVWIAGGLDRKDDYTILHDVLRERVRAAVLYGQTADDLAQVCAHCHVPAIDRVTNLGDAVTRAKELANKGDAVLLSPACASWDMFASFEERGRMFKEVVHRL